The Methanosarcina acetivorans C2A genome includes the window GAGCATTTCTATGGTGGGGACATCCCTTTCGTAACACCTGCTGAGCTTGATCAAACTGATCCTATTATGAATGCTGCAAGAACCTTGAGTGAAACAGGTTCTCAAGAATCACGCTTGCTTCCAGAAGGTACAGTTATGGTCTGCTGTATAGGTTCTCTGGGGAAAGTAGGAATTGCAGGAAGAACAGTTGCAAGTAATCAGCAAATCAACTCTGTAATTTTTGATCCCAAAATCATTTGGCCCCGTTTTGGTTTTTATGCCTGCCGTCTACTGAAATCCAGACTTGAAGTATTGGCACCCGCAACGACAGTACCCATTGTCAACAAGTCAAAGTTTGGACAACTTGAAATTCCTGTTCCTCCCTTACCAGAGCAAAAAAGAATTGCAGATATTCTGGACCGTGCGGAGGCTCTTCGAGCTAAACGTCGAGTAGCTCTTGAACATCTTGATGAACTTACTCAAGCTATTTTCATAGATATGTTCGGTGACTCAGTATCAAATCCAATGGGATGGAAGAGATATCCTTTAAAACACTGTGTAAATCATATTCAAATCGGTCCTTTTGGATCACTTCTGCATAAAGAGGACTACGTTTTCGGTGGTATTCCACTCATAAATCCTACGCATATTGAAAATGGGAAAATTGTTCCCGACGTAAACCAGTCTATCACTGTGCAAAAACTTGCTGAACTTCAACTTTACCAACTTCAACAAGGTGATGTGATCATGGGTCGTCGAGGAGAAATGGGTCGGTGCGCAATCGTGGGGTCAGAGCACAATGGAACGCTCTGTGGCACAGGATCACTTTTTATCCGTCCTGATGAGAGCAAAGCTATTGCTATGTACCTTCAAGCAACGCTTTCAAGTGAGAGTATGCGTAAGCATTTGGAAGGGTTTTCACTTGGAGCCACACTACCGAATTTGAATCGAGGAATTGTTGGAGAATTGGCTATTTCTCTGCCACCAATTGAATTGCAAAAAGAATTCAGCCATCACATTGAATCCATTGAGAAATTAAAAACAACTTACAAATCCTCGTTGACAGAGATTGATGAGCTTTTCTTATCTCTTCAATATCGCGCCTTCAGGGGGGAACTGTAACCATGCGAGGGGAATTTATTGAGGTTTGGTCTGAAACATGGAGGGAGATATGGAGTAAACTAACATTGCAGAAAGATGCGCCAAGTGACTTATTTTGTGAGCTTTATGATGAGCTTGTACTTGCCTTGAAGAAAAAACCTCCCGTTGAAAAGATAGCAGAAATCACCAATGATCCTGAAAAAAGTGAAGAGATATTTGTCAATACTAAATCTGAAGACTTTTCTAGTGAGTGGGCACTACTTAGATTTCTTGAAAGTACCAATGAGGTTTTATACGATCTTGGCGGTGATCCTCTTTCCAACTATTACTTTAATCTGCTCGAAGCATTCATCGAGAAGTTCAATCTGCGTTACGATCTAAGGAAACCTTGCATGCTTTGTCCAACATTACCGGGCCTATTTACAAGTCTCTTATGTGATCTACGGAATGCAACCAGTCAAGACGTCTACCTCAATAATCATATGAAAGACTTTGAGAATTCCATTCGAGACCTGCGAATTGATTGTTCGGACACACGAATTAAGACGTGTATTCAGAAGCAAGTTAACTTGTTAGAAGCAATAGGTCGTCGATATCCTGGGGTCAAAGAAAAAACAATCGGTAAAATTTGCGACCAGCTTCAAACGTGGCCTCATGAAACAGTCAAAGAAGCCATGAAAAGTATTTACAGATTCACTTGTGATTATCCAGGAATTAGACACTCAGGTACTATAGAAAGTGCTACTCGTGATATAGAGATGAAAGATATGGTCGCAGTATCCATTTTGTTGATAGGATTTGTGCCTTATTTAACCAATAAACTCGACGCTGAAGTCCTATACCGAGGGAGATAAATGAAAGCCACCGAAGCCAAACTTCTTGATTTTCTCAGAAAATCCCCTCAGTTTGTGATTCCCATATACCAGCGCACATACTCATGGACTGAAAAAGAGTGCAAGCAGCTATGGGATGATATTCTTCGTACAGGCAGTAACGATGATATCTCAGCTCACTTTATAGGTTCTATCGTCTACATAGAAAAAGGGATTTATCAGGTGTCCAGTCAGTCTCCTCTGCTCGTAATCGACGGCCAGCAGCGTTTGACCACAGTAACCCTGCTGATAGCTGCTCTTTCCAGAGCGCTTGACCAATTGGATGAAGAAAAACGTGAGCCTCTGGATGGATTTTCTCCGCGCAAACTGCGCAATTATTATCTGCTCAACCCGGAAGAAGAAGGAGAAAGGCACTACAAGCTTATCCTGTCGCAGACAGATAAAGACTCACTCACCTCTATTGTCGGCAGCAGAGAGCAGCCAAAAGAGTACTCTCTGAGGGTGATGGAGAATTTCAAACTTTTTGAATCATGGATTGCCGGGTGTAAAGACGATCTCATGCCCCTGTGTAAAGGGCTAGCCAAGCTTGTAGTGGTGGATATTGCACTTAACCGCGATCAGGACAACCCGCAGCTTATTTTTGAAAGCATGAACTCAACCGGTAAAGAGCTCAGCCAGGCTGACCTGATCCGCAACTATATTCTGATGGGGCTGGAACCGCAGTTGCAGACAAGGCTTTATGAACAGTTCTGGCGGCCAATGGAAGTGGATTTTGGACAGGAAGCCTACAGTGACCAGTTCGACGGTTTCATGCGCCACTATTTGACTGTTAAAACCGGAGAGATTCCCAGAATAGGGGAAGTGTATGAGGCGTTTAAAGTTCACGCCAGTTCCACAAAAACGGCATATGCAGGAGTAGAAGCGCTTGTAGCCGACATCCAGACCTTTTCCCGCTACTTCTGCGCTATGGCGCTCGGAAAAGAGAAAGATCCGAATTTGAAACTTGCATTCAACGACTTACGCGAGCTTAGAGTAGATGTAGCTTATCCATTCTTGCTCGAACTTTATTATGACTATGCAACCGGAATACTCTCAAGAGAAGATTTTGTTGCAGCAGTTCGGCTGATCGAATCCTATGTGTTCCGGCGTGCTATCTGTTCTATTCCCACAAACTCGATGAACAAGACCTTTGCAACCTTTTCCAGATATCTAAAAAAGGATCATTATCTCAAAAGCATCCAAGTACACTTTTTTCAGTTGCCTTCATATCGCCGCTTTCCAAACGATGAGGAGTTCCAGCGTGAATTGAAAATCCGGGACATCTACAACTTCCGAAGCCGCAGCTATTGGATCAGACGTTTGGAAAACTACGGACGTAAAGAACGTGTGCAGGTAGATGAGTACACTATCGAGCATATAATGCCTCAGAATGAGAATCTCCCCACTGCCTGGGAAACAGAACTTGGCATAGAGTGGAAACGAATTCATGAAACGTGGCTGCATACCCTTGGCAACCTCACACTCACTGGCTACAATTCAGAATATAGTGACAGGGCTTTCACAGAGAAACGTGACATACCTGGCGGTTTTAAGGAAAGCCCGCTCAAACTCAATAAAGGACTTGGTCAGCTCGACCGGTGGAATGAAGAGACTATCAAAGAAAGGGCAAGCAGGCTGGCAGAAATAGCTCTTAATGTATGGGCAATGCCAAAACTGACTACCGATACCCTTGAGGCGTACAGGCCAAAGGCTACAGCATCTGGTTACACAATTGAAGACCATCCATACCTGTTAACGGGAACAGTGCATGAGCTTTTCGAAGCCTTCCGCAAGGAAGTCTTGGCTCTTGATCCCTGTGTAACCGAGGAGTATCTCAAGCTTTATGTCGCCTATAAAGCTGAGACTAATTTTGTGGATGTGGTACCACAAGCTAAACGGCTGATCCTGTCGCTCAATCTGCCTTTTTCTGATATAAACGACCCAAGAGGACTCTGCAAGGATGTTTCCGATGTTGGTTGCTGGGGTAATGGCGACGTAAAAGTAGGCCTAGGATCACTGAACGAACTGCCCTATGTAATAGGTCTGGTGCGGCAATCTTTCGAACACCAGATGGGTAACGGAGGATATTAATGACCAACTTTGCCTTTCTCGAAACCGAATGGCCTTCTCTGTATGAGGCAGCCGAAAAAGCCTCAAATGCAGTTTATCCTGACCCTCGCACTGCCTGTTTTTACGCTCGCAGGGCTCTGGAACTGGCTGTGCAGTGGATGTATAAACATGATTATACACTGCTCCTGCCGTATCAGGATAATTTGAGTGCTCTTGTCCATGAGCCCACATTCAAGAAAGCTGCGGGAGAGGCAATCTTCAACAAAGCGCGTATCATAATCCGGCTTGGAAACCAGGCCGTGCACAGCAACAGCACAGTTCTGCTGCATGATTCATTAACAGCCGTGAGTGAGCTTTTCCACATCAGCTACTGGCTTGCCCGCACCTATGCCCGGAAAGAAAAGCCTGAACCCGGGCTGAGCTTCAATCCTGACGAACTGCCGAAAACAACCGTCCCGAAGCAGACGATAGAGCAGCTCCAGAAACTGGAAGCAAGCCTTCAGGAAAAGGACGAAAAACTCTCTGAGCTCTTGGCCGACAAATCCGCAATGGACGAAGAACTCAAACGCCTGCGGGCCGAGGTCGCAAAAGCAAAAGAAGCTTCAACCTTGCTACCGGACACCCACGATTATTCCGAAGCTGAGACCCGCAAAAGCTTGATCGACCTCCTGCTTAAAGAAGCCGGCTGGCCCCTAGACAAAACTCAGGACAAGGAATTTGAAGTATTGGGCATGCCAAACAAAAACGGAGTCGGCTATGTAGACTACGTGCTCTGGGGCGACGACGGAAAGCCCCTTGCCCTCGTGGAAGCAAAACGCACCACAAAAGACCCGCAGGTCGGCCAGCAGCAGGCAAAACTCTACGCCAACTGCCTCGAAAATCAGTTCGGGCAAAGACCGGTGATCTTTTACTCAAACGGGTATGAAACCTGGATCTGGGACGATTCCCTATATCCGCCGAGGCAGGTGCAGGGATTCTACAAAAAAGCCGAACTGGAACTCCTCATCCAGCGGCGCAGCAGTCGCAGACCTCTCTCCGAAGCAGAAATTAACTCCGCCATTGTCGAACGCTACTATCAAACCCGTGCCATCCGCCGTATCGGGGAAGCCTTCGAGCAGGACAACGACAGAAAAGCTCTGATAGTAATGGCAACAGGCGCCGGCAAAACCCGCACGGTCATTGCACTCTGCGACCTCCTGATGCGCTGCAACTGGGTTAAACGTGTGCTCTTCCTTGCCGATAGGGTGGCTCTGGTCAATCAGGCGGTAAACGCCTTCAAACGGCACCTCCCCGATTCCGCACCTGTAAACCTTGTCACGGAAAAGGACACGGAAGGCAGGGTGTTCGTTTCAACCTATCCTACAATGATGAAACAGATAGAAGAAATAAACGGTGGACAGCGCCGTTTTGGAGTCGGACACTTTGACCTTGTGATTATTGACGAAGCCCACCGCTCGGTCTTCAAAAAATACAGAGCGATTTTCGATTACTTTGATTCCCTCCTTGTGGGCCTTACAGCAACGCCCAAAAATGAAATCGAACGTAATACCTACAGCCTCTTTGACCTCGAACCCGGGGTTCCTACCGACGCCTACCAGCTCGAAGAAGCCGTAAAAGACGGTTTCCTTGTCCCTCCAAAAGCGGTTTCAGTGCCCCTGAAATTCCAGCGCCAGGGGATTAATTACGATGAGCTCTCCGATGAGGATAAGGAGCAGTGGGAAGCTCTGGACTGGGGGGACGAGGACGGCGAAATCCCTGAAAGGGTGGAAGCCGAAGCCGTCAACAAATGGCTGTTTAACAAGGACACCGTGGACAAAGTGCTGGCACACCTGATGGAGAGGGGCCTGAAAGTCGCTGGCGGTGACCGCCTGGGCAAGACCATTCTCTTTGCCAAAAATCAGGCTCATGCTGAGTATGTTGCCGAAAGGTTCAATGTCAACTATCCGCATTTCAAAGGTGAATTCGCCCGCGTTATCACTTTCAAGACCGAATATGCCCAGAGCCTGATAGACAATTTTTCGATCAAGGAAAAAGACCCCCACATTGCTCTCTCGGTAGACATGCTTGATACCGGGATCGATGTGCCGGAAGTAGTGAATCTTGTATTCTTCAAACTGGTGCGCTCAAAGACAAAGTTCTGGCAGATGGTAGGGCGCGGAACCAGGCTCTGTCCTGACCTTTTCGAACCGGGAGAAGACAAACGGTTCTTTTATCTTTTCGATTACTGCCAGAACCTGGAGTTCTTCAGCCAGAACCCGGAAACCACTGAAGGTGCACTGGGCGATTCTCTTGGCACACGCCTGTTCAAATCACGACTTGAATTACTCTCTGAACTGGACAAAAAACTGGAAGCTGACAGCGATTGTGAAGTCGGTACAGAAACCCGTGAAATCTATGGCGAACCGATAACAGAAGCCGAAGTTCGCCACTCAATTGCCGAAACGCTGCACAGTGAAATTGCCTCGATGAATCTGGACAATTTCGTCGTGCGTCCCAAACGGCGGCTGGTCGAGAGATACTCAAGATCCGAAGCCTGGTTAAAGCTGTCGGGAGAAGACCTCTCCGAGCTTTCACATGAAGTTGCCGGCCTGCCCTCGGAGATGGAACCGGAGGCTGAAGAGGCAAAGCGTTTTGACCTTCTTGTCCTGAACCTACAGCTGGCTTTACTGCGTGCTGAACCCGCCTTTGAACGTTTGCGTAACCAGGTGAGAGACATTGCTGGTCTCCTTGAAGAAAAATCAGCCATCCCGATGGTACGCGATCAGATGGCTCTGATTCTGGATGTGCAGACCGACGAATGGTGGGAAAATGTTACAACTCCCATGCTGGAAACGCTTAGACGGCGTCTCCGTGACATTGTGAAACTGATTGAAAAACACCGCAGAAAGCCTATTTACACAGATTTCGAAGACGAAATGGGCAGTGAAAACAATGTTGAATTGCCTGGCTTTGCTGCAGCCGGAGATTTCGAAAAGTTTCGTGCCAAGACCCGGGCCTTCCTCCTGGAACATCAGGACCAGGCCGTCATCCATAAGCTCAGGATGAACAAGCCATTGACTGCAGCTGATCTCGATGAGCTGGAGCGGATACTTTCTGAAAGCGGATTGGGAGGACCGGAAGAAATTGCCCATGCCAAAGAGGTATCAAACGGACTTGGCCTCTTCGTACGCTCCCTGATAGGACTTGATAGGGAAGCTGCAAAACAGTCTTTTGCCAGATTCCTGGCAGGTAAGACTCTGGTTGCAAACCAGATAGAGTTCATAAACCGGATAATTGACCATCTTACCGAACACGGAGCAATGGATGCTGCATTGCTTTACGAGTCTCCATTTACTGACCTTACGCCACAGGGTCCTGATGGGCTTTTCACCTCTGCCCAGGTGGATGAGTTGATAGCAGCGCTGGAACAGATTACAGCAACAGCACTTGTTTTCTCGAGTTCGCAACAGATCACTGCTTGAGGATTCTATTTTGAACTGATTCATAGGGTTATGAACAAATTGTCGCCGCACTGCGGAGACAATTGAGTTGAACACACCTCAGATCGCTCATCTTCCATGAAAATAAATATGAAATTGTGCAGCAGCTTGCTGCATAATCTACTTTTTTTTGCCTGTATACATCAGGATAAATCATTCAATAAAAATTGGCTTTCAGCAACCTGTTTAATAATCCCTTTCTTGACAAGTACTTTAATCGCTTTTCTAACATCCCTGGAGTCCATATCCTGACTTAGCTCTTCAAAAGTCTTATTCCCGCCCTTCAGTCTTTCAATAAGCATCTGGGCCAGCATGTCCTGATAAGCGAGATCGTGCAGTTCACCAATGACAGAGTGAGAGATTTTGTATCTGTCTGCGAACTCCTCCAGCCCGTCGAAGAAAAAGACTATCCAGGCAAAAGTTCGGTCCTGTTCATTTTGCCAGAGGATTTCATTCCTGATGACGTCAAAGTCCAGGCCCCTGGTAAAAAGTGTGTACATATCCTCACGGTCCCGGTCTCTTGAGGTAACGCTTTTAAAAACGAAGATATCTTCGGGAGCCAGCATGTATACTGAAATTTTTTCCATGGAAAAAACTCAATGGAACGTTTAACCATTGATTCGGAAAGCTGCAGGCCATTGCAGACTACCTGAACGAAGATATCCCACCGGAAGCCATCGGAATTTTCGAGTATGGCACTTGTATTCATTTTGGCATAGGCTACCCGGACGCAGGGGACGAAATAGCCCATGGATAAAAGTGTGTTTCTGGTGAGTTCAAGTTCTCGGGTTGACCTGAGACAACATCGATGTCTTTTGTGGCGACCTTGAGGTTCTGGAAGCTCATGGCTCCACCGCCGATAAGATAAAGGTCGACATGCTCGGGAAGCCTGTCATTGAGTTTCTTAAACTCGGTTTCCAGATAGGTTCTTCTGAAGGTCGCCATGTTTACACCAAGCTTTCAAGCAGTTCCTGATATTCATTCCAGGGAAGAACAAAGTCGCTTCTTTTCTCTTTTTTGTCGATATACTCAAGAAGGTTCCTGACGTGAGCTTCAATATCGTAATAAATGGCATACTTTAACAAATTTTTTGATCCAAGCCTGGGGACAAGTGCAAGAGCATATGAATTGTAAATAGGGCTGTAAGGGTCGATTAAAATTGTATGGATAAAGAATTCTTCTTCACATGGTGATTTTTTCCTGAAGAAGTAGTATTTCATGTCGGTTATCACATCGAAGCCGTAATTAGGGAAAATACTGATAGCTGTAGGGTGGATTTTATTTTTCAAATCTGATCCAAAATCAGTGTTCAGGTTTTCCGCTTTGAACAGAAATTCCGGACCTCTTTGCCATATCAACATCCCATTTTGAGAAACAGCTCTCAGGTTCATATTTGTCTTATACTTAAAATAATTGTCAACAAAGTTTTCAAAAAGGGTCTGGCGGCTGCTCAGGAGAAACTTGCTATTTGCCTTAATCACGATCCCGTATTTTGCAAGTCTTGATATTGCCGCAGATACCGTAGATCTATCAAGACCAGTTATTTCAGAGACCTCAGTAATACTGCGCGGAGGTTCCAATACGGAGATAACGTGCAAAGAAGAAGGAGTTAAAAGTTTGCTCAATGGGAGCATTGGAAACTCATTTAAAATATCTACCAGAGATTGTGCATGCAGCGAATCCGAGCGTCGGACGAATACATGGTTTCCCTTTTTTTCTTTAAGCACGAAGCCTTCACTTTCTAGCGAACTTATAGCTTTCGATACTGTAGAATGATGCAGGCTTAAAAGCTCTGCAAGATCCGATATGTTCATCGGCTCTTTAAGATATTTAAATATGGAAATCTCCGTTGGATTCAACATTATGTTGAAAAAAGTTCACATACTATATATACAATATGGCGAAAATTCCACACAAAATAATTACACAAATGGGCAACAATTGATAAATTCCAGAAAAATGAGAAAAATAGTAAAAAATTCGCATTTTACTTGAAAAGATGTATCTCATCAAAAGGATTTGCTTGGAGTTCTATCTGTATGAACCGTGAAAAACGCAGAATTTACTCTATATCAGGGATTTTAAGAGCTAATTTGGGGCTCCAGAGTATAATTTTAGTTATATAATAACGCTTTTATATTATCTGGCCGTTTATTTGTCCGGGAGTATGTCTGGAACGGGGAGACGGAGCATTCTACATGACCAGTTACAGGATGGGAGATCATTATTCATCCCATCAATGATTTAACAGGCATACTTCTTCTACATTAAAATTGTCGCTTTTAAGGGGGAATAAGCTGATGAAAACCGGACTGATATTATTGATGATCATCTCGACAGTACTGATGTTTGCAACCGTGGGCTCTGCCCAGGATAACTCCACAGACAGTGCTGCAGCTGTCATGAAGGACGCGAATGGCAGTACTGTAGGGTTTGCTACCTTTACCAAGGACGACTTTGGCATGGTTCGGATTCAGGTCTTTGCTAGCAACCTGACGCCGGGCCTTCATGGCATCCACATCCACGAGAAAGCGAACTGCACCGGGCCGTCTTTCACTTCTGCAGGCGGACACTACAACCCTCTGGGCAAAGAGCATGGGTTTAACAACCTGAAAGGTCCCCATGCAGGAGATCTGCCCAATCTCGTAGTAGGGCAGGATGGTACGGGATATATGGATGTCACCACTAACCTTGTGACGTTATCTCCCGGAAATACCACGCTATTTCCGGCCAACGGCACTTCACTGGTTATCCATGCCGACCCTGACGACCAGATAACCAATCCTTCCGGCAACAGTGGTGCGCGGATTGCCTGCGGGGCCATCGAGAAAAGATAAGTTTTTCCTTAACCCTTATTTTTTTTAAATCTTTGCGAGAATACTAACCCGGTATAACCTGGTAAGCTGCGGAGAAAAACGGCGCCCAGGACCTGAACTCGTCCAGAACCCGAACTCTTGCTATTTTTCGGACTACCGGGAGAACTGGAGAACTTGGATACCGAATATGCAACACCTTAAATTTCTAACATAGGCTGATGTGAATAATAATATTTATAACCTCATTAAGTGTATCCACAGGGTTGATGGTAGACAATCTGGCTGCGGATAAATACAGTGTGCCTGTTGAAAGCATTTTTCAGATTCATGAATCTCCCTGCAAAATCGTTCTCGCAATAACCGGGGGCGGGGCAGAAATTCTTGGGGAACTTCTCCGCCACGGCAGCGGCTCTGCAACAGTACTGGATGCAGTCGTTCCGTACAGTATGGAGGCTATGGATCGCTTCCTTGGCAGGAAGCCTGAAAAGTACTGTTCTGAAAAAACTGCGAGGTTGATGGCAATGGTCGCCTACCAGCGAGCTCTGGACCTCTCTAAAGGCGAAGAGTCTGCAGCCCATGATGTAGTCGGGATCGGAGCGACCTGCAAGCTTAAAGCGGCAAACGAGCGGAAAGGAAGAAAACATGTGGTCCACGTCGCCATCCAGGCAGCCTGTAAAACAGGCGTCATCACACTAGAACTGGCCGCGGATAGGACAAGGGAAAAGGAAGAAAAAATTGCCGCGTTCCTGATTTTCAATGTGCTTGCCCGCCACAGTGGCGTTCCTGAAGTTGATTTACCGGGCAGGATTGGGACCGGGGACGAAAGAAAGGAAGAGATAACTGAAAAATATGAGTCCGTTTCCGAGCCTGTTGGAAACCTGCTTAAACAAAAAATATGCAGCCAGAAAGGTCCTGACAAAACCCCGGATATGGCAAGAATAGATTTAAATGAGGGAAAATCTTCTGCTGAGCCCGATAAGGTCAGGCTCGTGTTTCCCGGCTCTTTTGACCCCTGCCACAGAAATCATGTTTTTATGGCAAAACTGGCTTCGGAGAAACATGGGGAGCCTGTCCATTTTGAAATTTCTTTGACAAACGTCGACAAGCCACCCATAGATTTTATCTCGCTGAATCAAAGGCTTGACTCGTTAAGGAAATACAGAGACGAAGCTTTCGTGGGTGGGGTTTGCCTGACCAATGCACCACTTTTCCTGCAAAAAGCCGATCTTTTCCCGAACAGCACTTTCATCATAGGAGCCGATACCTTCAACAGGCTGTTTGACGCAAAATACTATGGCGGAAAAGTGGATATCTCTGCCATTCTAAGGCATTTCAGGGAAAAGAATATACGGTTCATGGTGTTTCAGAGAAAATCCGTCGAAATGTCCGTCAACCCTGAGGTCCTTAAGTTTTGTGAGATTGTTCCGATGGACGAATATGAAGATGATGGAATTTCTTCGACAGAAATCAGAAGAAAGCAGGAAGAAAATAAAGGAAATTAAAGGCCTTTTTAAAGGAATTAGAACCTTTTGAGCTGCCCATTGAATGACATAACTGTAAAATCTCTATAAACTTCTGATCCAATTTCACGTAGCTCCTGATCCTATTTCACGTTTTAATTTCAGATTTTCAAGTTGAAAATTCCTTTTTTGGAAGAAAGGAGTGTTGTTTTACTACTGTCATATTACTGTCATGCTTTTCTCAAACACTGCTAACATCACAATATTTTTGCTTTGTTTTTAGAAAAATATATCTATTAGGAGTAGGAAAGAACTTACCGATTTCCGATTTTGGAATTCCATTCACAGCTATTTTAAGATGAAAAAAAGGACGAAAAAAAATGGCAGATATTGAAGGATTACTCCACGAGGTTGCCGATGCGGTAATCTCCTGTAAAAAAGAAAAGGTGCTCGAGGCGGTGGAAAAAGCCAGAGCTGAGGTCCCACCGGAAGAGATTATTGAAAAAGGGCTTTCTGCTGGTATGAACCAGGTGGGGGTTCTCTTTGAGAGGGGGAAACTCTTCCTGCCCCATGTGATGATGGCAGCAGATGCAATGACAACAGGCGTCAAGCTCCTTGAGGCTGATCTCCCGGCAGGGGCTGAAAAGAAGCTTGGAGTTATTGTTAACGGGACTGTGGAAGGCGACGTCCACGACATAGGGAAGTCGATCGTCTCGACCATGCTGCAGTCCGCTGGTTTTGAAGTCCATGACATAGGCAGGGACGTTCCTATCAGAGATTTTATTGAAAAGGCAAAGGAAACCGATGCCGATATGATAGGGATTTCCGCCCTTATGACCACGACCCTTCAGGGGCAGAGGGACGTTATTGAGCTTCTGAAAGAAGAAGGGCTGCGCAGCCGGGTCAAGGTCATGGTCGGAGGAGCTCCTGCAACCCAGGCCTGGGCAGATAAAATAGGTGCTGACTGCTACGCCGAAAACGCAAGCGAAGCCGTGGCAAAGGCAAAGGAACTGCTGCTCTGAACCCCGATTCCAATCTAAATTTGGTCAACCAAAATTAATCGTTCCAGGTTTAGTCAATCGAAATAAATCATTCCAGAACTGGTTAATCCGGTTTAACCATTCGGATTTGGCCAGTCCGATTTTAATCAGTTAAATTTGAGCAATGGAGGATAAAAATGGCAACTGAATACGCTTTGAGGATGGGTGATGGCAAAAGGATCTACCTCACAAAAGAAAAAATCCTCAGTGAGATAGAAGCCGGCTCGTCAAATGCCGCTGATCTGGGAGATATCCCTGATCTCAGTACGGATGAAATGAAAAAGCTCGCTGAAATCCTTATGATGCCCGGAAAGGCCGTGAGTGTCGAACAGGGGATGGAAGTCCCGGTTACTCATGATATAGGCACGATCCGGCTTGATGGGGACCAGGGTAACAGCGGCGTTGGGATCCCCTCCAGCCGTCTGGTAGGCTGCATGACGCATGAGAGGGCATTTGGCGCCGACACAATGGAACTCGGACACATCGACTACAGTTTCAAGCCGGTCAAACCCGTTGTCTCTAACGAGTGCCAGGCAATGGAAGTCTGCCAGCAGAACATGATCATTCCCCTTTTCTACGGCGCAATGCCCAACATGGGGCTTTACTACACTCCAGACGGACCCTTCGAGAACCCCGGTGATCTTATGAAGATGTTCAAGATCGATAAGGCAAGGGAGTCCATGGAACACGCAGCAGACCATCTGACCAGGGACACGGTCTGGGTTATGCAGAAACTCTTTGCCTCGGGCGCGGACGGTGTCAACTTTGATACAACTGCTGCCGCCGGAGATGCTGATATGTACGGCACCCTCCGGGCCGTGGAAGTTCTCAGGGCTCAATTTCCGGAGATGTACATTGAGGTGGGCATGGCAGGCGAGATGGTGCTCGGGATGCACGGGGAAC containing:
- a CDS encoding restriction endonuclease subunit S, translated to MSPWPHQPIISLGTIITGSTPKTSEEHFYGGDIPFVTPAELDQTDPIMNAARTLSETGSQESRLLPEGTVMVCCIGSLGKVGIAGRTVASNQQINSVIFDPKIIWPRFGFYACRLLKSRLEVLAPATTVPIVNKSKFGQLEIPVPPLPEQKRIADILDRAEALRAKRRVALEHLDELTQAIFIDMFGDSVSNPMGWKRYPLKHCVNHIQIGPFGSLLHKEDYVFGGIPLINPTHIENGKIVPDVNQSITVQKLAELQLYQLQQGDVIMGRRGEMGRCAIVGSEHNGTLCGTGSLFIRPDESKAIAMYLQATLSSESMRKHLEGFSLGATLPNLNRGIVGELAISLPPIELQKEFSHHIESIEKLKTTYKSSLTEIDELFLSLQYRAFRGEL
- a CDS encoding GmrSD restriction endonuclease domain-containing protein — its product is MKATEAKLLDFLRKSPQFVIPIYQRTYSWTEKECKQLWDDILRTGSNDDISAHFIGSIVYIEKGIYQVSSQSPLLVIDGQQRLTTVTLLIAALSRALDQLDEEKREPLDGFSPRKLRNYYLLNPEEEGERHYKLILSQTDKDSLTSIVGSREQPKEYSLRVMENFKLFESWIAGCKDDLMPLCKGLAKLVVVDIALNRDQDNPQLIFESMNSTGKELSQADLIRNYILMGLEPQLQTRLYEQFWRPMEVDFGQEAYSDQFDGFMRHYLTVKTGEIPRIGEVYEAFKVHASSTKTAYAGVEALVADIQTFSRYFCAMALGKEKDPNLKLAFNDLRELRVDVAYPFLLELYYDYATGILSREDFVAAVRLIESYVFRRAICSIPTNSMNKTFATFSRYLKKDHYLKSIQVHFFQLPSYRRFPNDEEFQRELKIRDIYNFRSRSYWIRRLENYGRKERVQVDEYTIEHIMPQNENLPTAWETELGIEWKRIHETWLHTLGNLTLTGYNSEYSDRAFTEKRDIPGGFKESPLKLNKGLGQLDRWNEETIKERASRLAEIALNVWAMPKLTTDTLEAYRPKATASGYTIEDHPYLLTGTVHELFEAFRKEVLALDPCVTEEYLKLYVAYKAETNFVDVVPQAKRLILSLNLPFSDINDPRGLCKDVSDVGCWGNGDVKVGLGSLNELPYVIGLVRQSFEHQMGNGGY
- a CDS encoding DEAD/DEAH box helicase family protein codes for the protein MTNFAFLETEWPSLYEAAEKASNAVYPDPRTACFYARRALELAVQWMYKHDYTLLLPYQDNLSALVHEPTFKKAAGEAIFNKARIIIRLGNQAVHSNSTVLLHDSLTAVSELFHISYWLARTYARKEKPEPGLSFNPDELPKTTVPKQTIEQLQKLEASLQEKDEKLSELLADKSAMDEELKRLRAEVAKAKEASTLLPDTHDYSEAETRKSLIDLLLKEAGWPLDKTQDKEFEVLGMPNKNGVGYVDYVLWGDDGKPLALVEAKRTTKDPQVGQQQAKLYANCLENQFGQRPVIFYSNGYETWIWDDSLYPPRQVQGFYKKAELELLIQRRSSRRPLSEAEINSAIVERYYQTRAIRRIGEAFEQDNDRKALIVMATGAGKTRTVIALCDLLMRCNWVKRVLFLADRVALVNQAVNAFKRHLPDSAPVNLVTEKDTEGRVFVSTYPTMMKQIEEINGGQRRFGVGHFDLVIIDEAHRSVFKKYRAIFDYFDSLLVGLTATPKNEIERNTYSLFDLEPGVPTDAYQLEEAVKDGFLVPPKAVSVPLKFQRQGINYDELSDEDKEQWEALDWGDEDGEIPERVEAEAVNKWLFNKDTVDKVLAHLMERGLKVAGGDRLGKTILFAKNQAHAEYVAERFNVNYPHFKGEFARVITFKTEYAQSLIDNFSIKEKDPHIALSVDMLDTGIDVPEVVNLVFFKLVRSKTKFWQMVGRGTRLCPDLFEPGEDKRFFYLFDYCQNLEFFSQNPETTEGALGDSLGTRLFKSRLELLSELDKKLEADSDCEVGTETREIYGEPITEAEVRHSIAETLHSEIASMNLDNFVVRPKRRLVERYSRSEAWLKLSGEDLSELSHEVAGLPSEMEPEAEEAKRFDLLVLNLQLALLRAEPAFERLRNQVRDIAGLLEEKSAIPMVRDQMALILDVQTDEWWENVTTPMLETLRRRLRDIVKLIEKHRRKPIYTDFEDEMGSENNVELPGFAAAGDFEKFRAKTRAFLLEHQDQAVIHKLRMNKPLTAADLDELERILSESGLGGPEEIAHAKEVSNGLGLFVRSLIGLDREAAKQSFARFLAGKTLVANQIEFINRIIDHLTEHGAMDAALLYESPFTDLTPQGPDGLFTSAQVDELIAALEQITATALVFSSSQQITA